The Neisseria yangbaofengii genome contains a region encoding:
- a CDS encoding YadA-like family protein, producing the protein MNKIYKVVFNQVTQTWTAVAEIAKGRGKQESSGVGAQGIEAASKWNAVLKPVAAFVVSAFLPVTAAHAYVAIGGTNTLSATDQTNEPGVATANARSGGNLFNYYNPENLSYGNPKDVDPRMAWNQKNGIQLPQSSGIAIGNRANTVYYDRVNISSGIAIGDYAATSNGLAVSVGPFAQTKGVSSVALGAAALAAGNNSLAMMRQSAATKDFAMALGTTAIASGQASLAVGHSSTATGEQSIAIGSSTATAATLMDGDVPVSGSQYDGETNVQAKGTRSIAIGQAAQSKEAAENGIAFGTRALTSNADAIAVGTLSKSSGKQAIAVGRMNDVSGQSAGAFGSENTVANANTYVLGNSVTTSQNNSVVLGNASADRAATSETQATVGSITYGGFAGVGSAAKGVVSVGKKDAERQIINVAAGNVSATSTDAINGSQLYATQDVINNVASSVAKALNPKNSKVDAKGNVTANFTVNGNTYNNVQEALENVDTVTVVQSEDKSVTVAKKDNDADGNTVYDVAVAKATLTPNEDGTVKNTNPGDNANSFVTGDDVVNAINKSGFTLTTSKSAGEAEGTTKELVNPGETVTIDAGKNIKLTQAAGKVTVATTDDVVFNKVTADTVNVGGNTVNGDAITVDGKPVTNINEAINKTAEQAFKPLTFAGDTGANFDRKLGTQVNVKGGATGELSDGNIAVVSNGSDTLTVKLAKELKDINSIAVNEGPTINANGINMNGDQITNLKNNLPATDNSTPSQAKPADVTGNNAATVNDVLNAGWNIQGNSKPVDFVKPYDTVNFADGKGTAATVTSDGTTSTVKYDVKVDNQTIKVGDDGNLTVMTDNLPKTKDTVTVVQSEDKSVTVAKKDNDADGNTVYDVAVAKATLTPNEDGTVNNTNPEGNANSFVTGDDVVNAINKSGFKLTTSKSAGEAEGTTEELVNPGETVTIDAGKNIKVTQAGNKITVATTDQMVLGEKGTDGKNGVDGSIGVNGADGSGVAINGKDGSVGLKGTDGKDGLNLTPEAIVFNGVDGKDGKDGQVSMKFEKVAPALDGKDGQNGEGNQTRIVYTKPNGAKEEVATLNDGLNFTGNNEDTVNSHKLNTLVKVQGEGVDKAASESFKSAKGNINVKADGSNKLEIQLNKDVNLGKDGSVTTGDTAINDNGLTITGGPSVTKDGIDAGNKKITNVAAGEGDTDAVNVKQLKDSRTTVKSSDNSISVDKTETADGNLDYDIKVNNQAVVENAQLPVVYTNKEGDKVYLVTDKDGNKTFNTKPDGSGDTVDNGDVIASMNNADGSTTAPTNLANVKGNLKPTYNTGDMTVGEDGKPTAAAATKPTKSQEAPTPEDAAKMYNNAATVGDVLNAGWNIQGNGEAKDFVKPYDTVNFVDGQGTTAVVTTDEKGGKTDVTFNVNVDGKTTEYTYVTKNGDTVYKHTDGNYYTRPNGEGDKVDTAGNPVTTQVSAKTGAIQYNDGDVNNTGNTPTVGKGKVAPKAGDEDKVTTVQNVADAINASGFTLTTSKSAGEAEGTTEELVNPGETVTIDAGKNIKVTQAGNKITVATTDQMVLGEKGTDGKNGVDGSIGVNGADGSGVAINGKDGSVGLKGTDGKDGLNLTPEAIVFNGVDGKDGKDGQVSMKFEKVAPALDGKDGQNGEGNQTRIVYTKPNGAKEEVATLNDGLNFTGNNEDTVNSHKLNTLVKVQGEGVDKAASESFKSAKGNINVKADGSNKLEIQLNKDVNLGKDGSVTTGGTAINDNGLTITGGPSVTKDGIDAGNKKITNVAAGEGDTDAVNVKQLKDSRTTVKSSDNSISVDKTETADGNLDYDIKVNNQAVVENAQLPVVYTNKEGDKVYLVTDKDGNKTFNTKPDGSGDTVDNGDVIASMNNADGSTTAPTNLANVKGNLKPTYNTGDMTVGEDGKPTAAAATKPTKSQEAPTPEDAAKMYNNAATVGDVLNAGWNIQGNGEAKDFVKPYDTVNFVDGQGTTAVVTTDEKGGKTDVTFNVNVDGKTTEYTYVTKNGDTVYKHTDGNYYTRPNGEGDKVDTAGNPVTTQVSAKTGAIQYNDGDVNNTGNTPTVGKGKVAPKAGDEDKVTTVQNVADAINASGFTLTTSKSAGEAEGTTEELVNPGETVTIDAGKNIKVTQAGNKITVATTDQMVLGEKGTDGKNGVDGSIGVNGADGSGVAINGKDGSVGLKGTDGKDGLNLTPEAIVFNGVDGKDGKDGQVSMKFEKVAPALDGKDGQNGEGNQTRIVYTKPNGAKEEVATLNDGLNFTGNNEDTVNSHKLNTLVKVQGEGVDKAASESFKSAKGNINVKADGSNKLEIQLNKDVKGLNSLQATAVNAGTVNADTVKAGDTTVNNKGVTINNGAAGSPVTLTKDGLNNGGNRITNVAPGVGDTDAVNVSQLKASNANVHNRIDGVENNANAGVAQAMATAGLPQAYLPGKSMMAIGGGVYRGETGYAIGFSSISDGGNWIVKGTASGNSRGNYGATAAVGYQW; encoded by the coding sequence ATGAATAAAATATATAAAGTGGTTTTTAACCAAGTTACGCAAACATGGACTGCTGTTGCAGAAATTGCAAAAGGACGTGGCAAACAAGAATCAAGCGGCGTCGGTGCCCAAGGCATTGAGGCCGCTTCTAAATGGAATGCGGTATTGAAGCCGGTGGCTGCGTTTGTGGTATCGGCCTTTTTGCCGGTAACCGCGGCTCATGCTTATGTAGCTATCGGCGGTACCAATACTCTGTCGGCTACGGACCAAACCAACGAACCGGGTGTGGCAACGGCTAATGCTAGGTCTGGTGGCAATTTATTTAATTATTATAATCCGGAAAATCTCAGTTACGGTAATCCTAAAGATGTCGATCCTAGGATGGCGTGGAACCAGAAAAATGGTATTCAATTGCCGCAATCTAGCGGTATTGCTATCGGTAATAGAGCCAATACCGTATATTATGATAGGGTCAATATATCTTCCGGTATCGCGATTGGTGATTACGCAGCAACTTCAAATGGCTTGGCAGTTTCTGTAGGCCCATTCGCTCAAACAAAAGGTGTATCTTCGGTAGCGCTTGGTGCCGCTGCTTTAGCCGCAGGTAACAATTCATTAGCTATGATGCGCCAATCTGCCGCAACAAAAGATTTTGCAATGGCATTGGGCACAACTGCCATTGCCAGCGGCCAAGCCAGCTTGGCAGTGGGTCACTCTTCAACTGCTACCGGTGAGCAATCTATTGCCATCGGTAGTTCAACGGCAACTGCAGCCACTTTGATGGATGGCGACGTTCCTGTTTCAGGTTCTCAATACGATGGTGAAACCAACGTGCAAGCGAAGGGTACGCGTTCGATTGCGATTGGCCAAGCTGCGCAATCTAAAGAAGCAGCCGAAAACGGTATTGCATTCGGTACCCGTGCCTTGACTTCTAATGCAGATGCTATTGCGGTAGGTACTTTATCCAAATCAAGTGGTAAGCAAGCGATTGCAGTAGGCCGTATGAATGATGTAAGTGGTCAATCTGCGGGTGCTTTTGGTAGTGAGAATACAGTTGCCAATGCCAATACTTATGTTTTGGGTAACAGCGTGACTACTTCTCAAAACAACAGCGTAGTATTAGGTAATGCATCTGCCGACCGTGCTGCTACTTCAGAAACTCAGGCAACTGTAGGCAGCATTACTTACGGTGGTTTTGCCGGTGTTGGTTCTGCAGCAAAAGGTGTGGTATCTGTTGGTAAGAAAGATGCAGAGCGTCAAATCATTAATGTCGCAGCAGGTAATGTTTCTGCTACATCTACAGATGCAATCAATGGTAGCCAGCTATACGCTACCCAAGACGTCATCAACAATGTTGCCAGCTCAGTAGCTAAGGCATTGAATCCAAAGAATTCTAAGGTGGATGCAAAAGGTAATGTAACAGCTAACTTTACCGTTAATGGCAACACATATAACAATGTTCAAGAAGCATTGGAAAATGTTGATACCGTGACTGTTGTTCAGTCTGAAGACAAGTCTGTCACTGTTGCTAAGAAAGACAATGATGCAGACGGTAATACCGTTTACGATGTTGCGGTAGCAAAAGCGACACTGACGCCAAATGAAGATGGTACAGTAAAAAATACCAATCCGGGAGACAATGCGAATAGCTTTGTTACCGGTGATGATGTTGTCAATGCCATCAACAAATCAGGCTTTACTCTGACTACCAGCAAATCTGCCGGCGAGGCCGAAGGCACAACAAAAGAACTGGTGAATCCGGGCGAAACCGTAACCATCGATGCCGGTAAGAACATCAAGCTGACTCAAGCAGCCGGTAAAGTTACCGTTGCTACGACCGATGACGTTGTCTTTAATAAAGTTACCGCAGATACGGTTAATGTAGGTGGTAATACAGTAAATGGTGATGCCATCACTGTTGACGGCAAACCGGTAACCAATATCAATGAAGCCATCAACAAAACAGCTGAACAGGCATTTAAGCCATTAACCTTTGCCGGCGACACCGGTGCAAACTTTGACCGCAAACTGGGTACCCAGGTTAACGTTAAAGGCGGTGCAACTGGTGAGCTTTCAGACGGCAATATTGCTGTAGTATCTAACGGTTCTGACACCTTGACAGTTAAATTGGCTAAAGAACTGAAAGATATCAACAGCATTGCAGTTAATGAAGGCCCAACCATTAATGCCAATGGTATTAATATGAATGGTGATCAGATTACCAATCTGAAAAATAACCTGCCTGCCACTGACAATTCAACGCCTAGCCAGGCTAAGCCTGCTGATGTAACAGGTAATAATGCAGCAACAGTAAATGATGTGTTGAATGCCGGTTGGAACATCCAAGGTAATAGCAAACCAGTTGATTTCGTTAAACCTTACGACACCGTAAATTTTGCTGATGGTAAAGGTACGGCAGCAACAGTAACTTCAGATGGTACGACTTCAACCGTTAAATACGATGTAAAAGTTGATAACCAAACCATCAAAGTGGGCGATGATGGTAATTTGACTGTGATGACAGACAATTTGCCGAAAACTAAAGACACCGTGACTGTTGTTCAGTCTGAAGACAAGTCTGTCACTGTTGCTAAGAAAGACAATGATGCAGACGGCAATACCGTTTACGATGTTGCGGTAGCAAAAGCGACACTGACACCAAATGAAGATGGTACAGTAAACAATACCAATCCTGAAGGCAATGCGAATAGCTTTGTTACCGGTGATGATGTTGTCAATGCCATCAACAAGTCAGGCTTCAAGCTGACTACCAGCAAATCTGCCGGCGAGGCCGAAGGCACAACAGAAGAACTGGTGAATCCGGGCGAAACCGTAACCATCGATGCCGGTAAAAACATCAAAGTTACCCAAGCCGGTAACAAGATTACTGTAGCCACCACAGACCAAATGGTACTGGGCGAAAAAGGCACAGATGGCAAAAATGGTGTTGACGGCTCTATCGGTGTCAACGGTGCGGACGGTTCCGGTGTTGCCATCAACGGCAAAGACGGCTCTGTCGGTCTGAAAGGTACTGACGGTAAAGACGGACTGAATCTGACCCCCGAAGCAATCGTGTTCAACGGTGTTGACGGCAAAGACGGCAAAGACGGCCAAGTAAGCATGAAGTTTGAAAAAGTCGCCCCCGCATTGGACGGTAAAGACGGCCAAAACGGTGAAGGCAACCAAACCCGCATTGTTTACACTAAACCAAACGGAGCTAAGGAAGAAGTTGCGACTTTGAACGATGGTCTGAACTTTACCGGTAACAATGAAGATACCGTAAACAGCCATAAGCTGAATACTTTGGTTAAAGTACAGGGTGAAGGCGTTGACAAAGCGGCTTCGGAAAGCTTCAAGTCGGCAAAAGGCAACATCAATGTGAAAGCGGACGGCAGCAATAAGCTCGAAATCCAATTGAACAAAGATGTTAACTTAGGTAAAGATGGCTCTGTAACCACAGGAGACACCGCCATTAATGACAATGGTTTGACAATCACTGGCGGCCCATCAGTAACCAAAGACGGTATTGATGCCGGTAATAAGAAAATTACCAATGTCGCTGCCGGTGAAGGCGATACCGATGCTGTGAATGTTAAACAGTTGAAAGATTCACGTACTACCGTGAAATCCAGCGACAACAGTATCTCTGTTGATAAGACAGAAACGGCTGACGGCAACCTTGATTACGACATCAAAGTAAACAACCAAGCTGTTGTCGAGAATGCCCAATTGCCGGTGGTTTACACCAACAAAGAAGGCGACAAGGTTTACCTGGTTACCGACAAAGACGGCAACAAAACCTTCAATACCAAGCCTGACGGAAGCGGCGACACTGTTGACAATGGTGATGTCATCGCTTCGATGAACAACGCCGATGGCAGCACAACCGCACCGACCAACTTGGCGAATGTTAAAGGTAACTTGAAGCCGACTTACAACACAGGCGACATGACTGTTGGCGAAGATGGCAAACCGACTGCGGCTGCCGCCACTAAGCCGACTAAGTCACAAGAAGCACCGACACCTGAAGATGCTGCGAAGATGTACAACAATGCAGCAACTGTAGGCGACGTATTGAACGCCGGTTGGAACATCCAAGGTAACGGCGAAGCCAAAGATTTCGTGAAACCTTACGACACCGTAAACTTTGTTGATGGTCAAGGTACAACAGCAGTTGTTACGACTGACGAAAAAGGCGGGAAAACCGATGTGACCTTCAATGTGAATGTAGACGGTAAGACCACCGAGTACACGTACGTGACTAAGAATGGCGATACTGTTTACAAGCACACCGATGGCAACTATTACACCCGGCCAAATGGTGAAGGTGATAAAGTCGATACCGCCGGCAACCCTGTAACCACCCAGGTTTCAGCGAAAACCGGTGCAATTCAGTACAACGACGGCGATGTAAACAACACCGGTAACACGCCAACAGTTGGCAAAGGTAAGGTTGCGCCTAAAGCAGGTGACGAGGATAAAGTCACAACAGTACAAAACGTTGCTGATGCGATCAATGCTTCGGGCTTTACTCTGACTACCAGCAAATCTGCCGGCGAGGCCGAAGGCACAACAGAAGAACTGGTGAATCCGGGCGAAACCGTAACCATCGATGCCGGTAAAAACATCAAAGTTACCCAAGCCGGTAACAAGATTACTGTAGCCACCACAGACCAAATGGTACTGGGCGAAAAAGGCACAGATGGCAAAAATGGTGTTGACGGCTCTATCGGTGTCAACGGTGCGGACGGTTCCGGTGTTGCCATCAACGGCAAAGACGGCTCTGTCGGTCTGAAAGGTACTGACGGTAAAGACGGACTGAATCTGACCCCCGAAGCAATCGTGTTCAACGGTGTTGACGGCAAAGACGGCAAAGACGGCCAAGTAAGCATGAAGTTTGAAAAAGTCGCCCCCGCATTGGACGGTAAAGACGGCCAAAACGGTGAAGGCAACCAAACCCGCATTGTTTACACTAAACCAAACGGAGCTAAGGAAGAAGTTGCGACTTTGAACGATGGTCTGAACTTTACCGGTAACAATGAAGATACCGTAAACAGCCATAAGCTGAATACTTTGGTTAAAGTACAGGGTGAAGGCGTTGACAAAGCGGCTTCGGAAAGCTTCAAGTCGGCAAAAGGCAACATCAATGTGAAAGCGGACGGCAGCAATAAGCTCGAAATCCAATTGAACAAAGATGTTAACTTAGGTAAAGATGGCTCTGTAACCACAGGAGGCACCGCCATTAATGACAATGGTTTGACAATCACTGGCGGCCCATCAGTAACCAAAGACGGTATTGATGCCGGTAATAAGAAAATTACCAATGTCGCTGCCGGTGAAGGCGATACCGATGCTGTGAATGTTAAACAGTTGAAAGATTCACGTACTACCGTGAAATCCAGCGACAACAGTATCTCTGTTGATAAGACAGAAACGGCTGACGGCAACCTTGATTACGACATCAAAGTAAACAACCAAGCTGTTGTCGAGAATGCCCAATTGCCGGTGGTTTACACCAACAAAGAAGGCGACAAGGTTTACCTGGTTACCGACAAAGACGGCAACAAAACCTTCAATACCAAGCCTGACGGAAGCGGCGACACTGTTGACAATGGTGATGTCATCGCTTCGATGAACAACGCCGATGGCAGCACAACCGCACCGACCAACTTGGCGAATGTTAAAGGTAACTTGAAGCCGACTTACAACACAGGCGACATGACTGTTGGCGAAGATGGCAAACCGACTGCGGCTGCCGCCACTAAGCCGACTAAGTCACAAGAAGCACCGACACCTGAAGATGCTGCGAAGATGTACAACAATGCAGCAACTGTAGGCGACGTATTGAACGCCGGTTGGAACATCCAAGGTAACGGCGAAGCCAAAGATTTCGTGAAACCTTACGACACCGTAAACTTTGTTGATGGTCAAGGTACAACAGCAGTTGTTACGACTGACGAAAAAGGCGGGAAAACCGATGTGACCTTCAATGTGAATGTAGACGGTAAGACCACCGAGTACACGTACGTGACTAAGAATGGCGATACTGTTTACAAGCACACCGATGGCAACTATTACACCCGGCCAAATGGTGAAGGTGATAAAGTCGATACCGCCGGCAACCCTGTAACCACCCAGGTTTCAGCGAAAACCGGTGCAATTCAGTACAACGACGGCGATGTAAACAACACCGGTAACACGCCAACAGTTGGCAAAGGTAAGGTTGCGCCTAAAGCAGGTGACGAGGATAAAGTCACAACAGTACAAAACGTTGCTGATGCGATCAATGCTTCGGGCTTTACTCTGACTACCAGCAAATCTGCCGGCGAGGCCGAAGGCACAACAGAAGAACTGGTGAATCCGGGCGAAACCGTAACCATCGATGCCGGTAAAAACATCAAAGTTACCCAAGCCGGTAACAAGATTACTGTAGCCACCACAGACCAAATGGTACTGGGCGAAAAAGGCACAGATGGCAAAAATGGTGTTGACGGCTCTATCGGTGTCAACGGTGCGGACGGTTCCGGTGTTGCCATCAACGGCAAAGACGGCTCTGTCGGTCTGAAAGGTACTGACGGTAAAGACGGACTGAATCTGACCCCCGAAGCAATCGTGTTCAACGGTGTTGACGGCAAAGACGGCAAAGACGGCCAAGTAAGCATGAAGTTTGAAAAAGTCGCCCCCGCATTGGACGGTAAAGACGGCCAAAACGGTGAAGGCAACCAAACCCGCATTGTTTACACTAAACCAAACGGAGCTAAGGAAGAAGTTGCGACTTTGAACGATGGTCTGAACTTTACCGGTAACAATGAAGATACCGTAAACAGCCATAAGCTGAATACTTTGGTTAAAGTACAGGGTGAAGGCGTTGACAAAGCGGCTTCGGAAAGCTTCAAGTCGGCAAAAGGCAACATCAATGTGAAAGCGGACGGCAGCAATAAGCTCGAAATCCAATTGAACAAAGATGTTAAAGGCTTGAACAGCTTGCAGGCGACTGCCGTTAATGCGGGTACTGTGAATGCAGATACCGTAAAAGCAGGTGATACCACTGTGAATAACAAAGGTGTGACCATCAATAACGGTGCCGCAGGCAGCCCGGTGACTTTGACCAAAGACGGTCTGAACAACGGTGGTAACCGCATCACAAACGTTGCCCCGGGTGTAGGTGATACTGACGCAGTCAATGTCAGCCAGTTGAAAGCTTCGAACGCCAATGTTCACAACCGCATTGACGGCGTAGAAAACAACGCCAATGCAGGTGTGGCACAAGCCATGGCAACTGCCGGTCTGCCGCAAGCTTACTTGCCGGGTAAGAGCATGATGGCTATCGGTGGTGGTGTGTACCGTGGCGAAACCGGTTATGCAATCGGCTTCTCAAGCATTTCCGACGGCGGTAACTGGATCGTGAAAGGTACGGCTTCCGGAAACTCTCGCGGTAATTACGGTGCAACTGCTGCTGTAGGTTATCAGTGGTAA